TGCGGTTTCGTTGCCCATCTGTCATGATTTTAGAGGAAGGGGGAAGGTAGGTGAGGTTGATTGTTATATCTTCTTTTCCAATAACGAGTTGCTCAGTAATATTTTCCACGATTTTCCGTTTTTCTTCCTCTCCAAGTTGGGGCCAACGGGTATATAGGTCTTTGGCTTCACTGAGGATTTCATCACTGGATAGGTATTGAATCTTAAGAAAATCTATTTCTGCCTGTAGTTCAGGAATCTGGTCTTCTATTTGTTTTAATCTCTTTTCCAATGGTTTATATTCTTTCCCAAAGCCATCAGGGGTAATCTTGTCATCTAGATAGAGTTTCATAATCCTATTCATGTCCTGTTCAACCCTTTTTCTTTCCTGGATGATAGACTTTAAAAGTTCTTCTTTTTCTTTGATTGCTTTATCTGCCTTATCTAAATAACCTGCAATTTCAGAGGGCGAGAAAAGGAAGGTCTTGAGTTGCTCATGGAGAATTTCTTCTAGGTCATTGACCCCGATTTTATTACGACATTTATAGCATATATACTTTGGCGAGTTAGAAGGGACATACATCTTGTGTCCGCAGGTGCAAAAGGCAAAGCCGGTGAAAAGGTGGACGGCCTTACGCGTTGGTCTTTTATTCTTTTTGTCTTGCTCTTCTAGGATATGGCTACACTGGTCCCAGATTTCCTCAGAGACAATTGCCTCTACTTTTGTAAATATCC
Above is a genomic segment from Candidatus Bathyanammoxibius amoris containing:
- a CDS encoding recombinase family protein, which gives rise to MAASVPIRAKLGKPLGGQASFGYQWKHRKLVPNPNEVPVRKLIYELFLEHKRKKTVARLLNEGGHRTRKGSKFSDTTIDRLLRDATAKGLHRANYTRSLGRNEKWTEKPRTEWIFTKVEAIVSEEIWDQCSHILEEQDKKNKRPTRKAVHLFTGFAFCTCGHKMYVPSNSPKYICYKCRNKIGVNDLEEILHEQLKTFLFSPSEIAGYLDKADKAIKEKEELLKSIIQERKRVEQDMNRIMKLYLDDKITPDGFGKEYKPLEKRLKQIEDQIPELQAEIDFLKIQYLSSDEILSEAKDLYTRWPQLGEEEKRKIVENITEQLVIGKEDITINLTYLPPSSKIMTDGQRNRRGSWPLQA